One Triticum dicoccoides isolate Atlit2015 ecotype Zavitan chromosome 5B, WEW_v2.0, whole genome shotgun sequence genomic window carries:
- the LOC119309247 gene encoding uncharacterized protein LOC119309247 isoform X2 yields MGMATWIMMDYALKFPFYTMLECLDHKRNIKPSDASGSHILKTQCLPYGLNQELFSLAVEDFTFSKSIHQDELLHLDSTGICTSLQGQKLEIYYAARQAVETICTTLQAPSSQKKWRTTCLLAMCKELQLLTTEQLFGKEILCFHVRQCEELLFPPFKLKFAHDFKILKQLGQGSEGEVSKCSSNFSDFKCAVKEVVPSNFLIDASTTKKHSEPSEVTLMVKLNHGNIVKMFLSWNETGSNFMGLPSDATFICMMLSARTLSYYLDQRSIIELDTVNNLFLQIMMGLEHIHKQNVVHHDLNLEIS; encoded by the exons ATGGGCATGGCGACATGGATCATG ATGGACTATGCCCTTAAGTTTCCCTTCTATACAATGCTCGAATGTCTAGACCACAAGAGGAACATCAAACCTTCTGATGCTAGTGGTTCCCACATCCTGAAGACACAATGCTT GCCATATGGTCTCAACCAAGAACTTTTTTCTTTGGCTGTTGAAGATTTCACATTCTCTAAATCTATCCACCAGGATGAACTTCTGCATCTTGATAG CACTGGAATTTGTACGTCTTTGCAAGGTCAGAAACTAGAGATTTATTATGCAGCCAGGCAAGCTGTTGAAACAATCTGCACAACTCTTCAAGCACCAA GTTCGCAAAAGAAATGGAGAACCACATGCTTACTTGCAATGTGCAAGGAATTGCAGTTGCTCACTACGGAGCAATTATTTGGGAAAGAAATTCTGTGCTTCCATGTTAGACAGTGTGAAGAGCTACTATTTCCTCCGTTCAAACTGAAATTCGCCCACGACTTCAAGATTCTGAAGCAATTAG GTCAAGGGTCTGAGGGGGAAGTCTCCAAATGCTCATCGAACTTTAGTGACTTCAAATGTGCGGTAAAAGAAGTTGTGCCCTCAAATTTTCTGATTGATGCAAGTACAACTAAAAAGCATTCTGAGCCCAG CGAGGTTACACTGATGGTAAAACTGAACCACGGTAATATTGTGAAGATGTTCCTGTCTTGGAACGAAACTGGGAGTAACTTCATGGGCCTTCCATCAGATGCAACATTCATATGCATGATGTTGTCTGCGAG GACACTGTCGTACTATCTTGATCAAAGATCAATAATTGAGTTGGACACAGTCAACAATTTATTTCTGCAAATCATGATGGGCCTGGAGCACATCCACAAGCAGAATGTGGTTCATCATGATTTGAACCTGGAAATATCTTGA
- the LOC119309247 gene encoding uncharacterized protein LOC119309247 isoform X1 gives MGMATWIMVVGCAGSLFDAFIFPYYLQMDYALKFPFYTMLECLDHKRNIKPSDASGSHILKTQCLPYGLNQELFSLAVEDFTFSKSIHQDELLHLDSTGICTSLQGQKLEIYYAARQAVETICTTLQAPSSQKKWRTTCLLAMCKELQLLTTEQLFGKEILCFHVRQCEELLFPPFKLKFAHDFKILKQLGQGSEGEVSKCSSNFSDFKCAVKEVVPSNFLIDASTTKKHSEPSEVTLMVKLNHGNIVKMFLSWNETGSNFMGLPSDATFICMMLSARTLSYYLDQRSIIELDTVNNLFLQIMMGLEHIHKQNVVHHDLNLEIS, from the exons ATGGGCATGGCGACATGGATCATGGTAGTTGGTTGTGCTGGATCACTTTTTGATGCTTTTATCTTTCCATACTATCTCCAG ATGGACTATGCCCTTAAGTTTCCCTTCTATACAATGCTCGAATGTCTAGACCACAAGAGGAACATCAAACCTTCTGATGCTAGTGGTTCCCACATCCTGAAGACACAATGCTT GCCATATGGTCTCAACCAAGAACTTTTTTCTTTGGCTGTTGAAGATTTCACATTCTCTAAATCTATCCACCAGGATGAACTTCTGCATCTTGATAG CACTGGAATTTGTACGTCTTTGCAAGGTCAGAAACTAGAGATTTATTATGCAGCCAGGCAAGCTGTTGAAACAATCTGCACAACTCTTCAAGCACCAA GTTCGCAAAAGAAATGGAGAACCACATGCTTACTTGCAATGTGCAAGGAATTGCAGTTGCTCACTACGGAGCAATTATTTGGGAAAGAAATTCTGTGCTTCCATGTTAGACAGTGTGAAGAGCTACTATTTCCTCCGTTCAAACTGAAATTCGCCCACGACTTCAAGATTCTGAAGCAATTAG GTCAAGGGTCTGAGGGGGAAGTCTCCAAATGCTCATCGAACTTTAGTGACTTCAAATGTGCGGTAAAAGAAGTTGTGCCCTCAAATTTTCTGATTGATGCAAGTACAACTAAAAAGCATTCTGAGCCCAG CGAGGTTACACTGATGGTAAAACTGAACCACGGTAATATTGTGAAGATGTTCCTGTCTTGGAACGAAACTGGGAGTAACTTCATGGGCCTTCCATCAGATGCAACATTCATATGCATGATGTTGTCTGCGAG GACACTGTCGTACTATCTTGATCAAAGATCAATAATTGAGTTGGACACAGTCAACAATTTATTTCTGCAAATCATGATGGGCCTGGAGCACATCCACAAGCAGAATGTGGTTCATCATGATTTGAACCTGGAAATATCTTGA